A window of Streptomyces armeniacus contains these coding sequences:
- a CDS encoding cytochrome P450, whose amino-acid sequence MNSAGEVWDCPFDYAEALEFDPLLRQLSTEEPVARIRMKYGEGTAWLVTRYEDVRTVTTDRRFSRNALIGRDFPRMTPEPIVQSEAINLMDPPASSRLRSLVAKSFAPRHVARMRTRTERVVDDLLADIEHAGAPADLFAKLAAPLPLTTVCEALDIPEDTRPWLRGHALTMMNTVQSGREAAVQAKAELRAYFTELTAERRRSPGDDLVSTLATARDDDAGLLDDRELAVMAMVLLITGQDTTTYQLANISYTLLTRPDLLDAVRAEPARLPRVLEELLRHIPFRKGVGIPRVATEDVELGGVLVREGDVVHVSYLTANRDPAKFDRPDEVDLERESVPHMTFGWGAHHCLGAPLAEMELEVAFSKLVARFPGLRLAVGPGDVPWNTTSIWRHPLTLPVTW is encoded by the coding sequence ATGAACAGCGCAGGTGAGGTGTGGGACTGCCCGTTCGACTACGCCGAGGCCCTGGAGTTCGACCCGCTGCTCCGGCAGTTGAGCACCGAGGAGCCGGTGGCCCGTATCCGGATGAAGTACGGCGAGGGCACGGCCTGGCTCGTCACCCGCTACGAGGACGTACGCACCGTCACCACCGACCGCCGCTTCAGCCGGAACGCGCTGATCGGGCGGGACTTCCCGCGCATGACGCCGGAACCGATCGTGCAGTCCGAGGCGATCAACCTGATGGACCCGCCCGCCAGCAGCAGGCTCCGCAGCCTCGTCGCCAAGAGCTTCGCGCCGCGCCACGTGGCCCGGATGCGGACCCGTACGGAACGCGTCGTGGACGACCTGCTCGCGGACATCGAGCACGCGGGCGCCCCCGCCGACCTGTTCGCGAAGCTGGCCGCGCCACTGCCGCTCACCACGGTCTGCGAGGCGCTCGACATCCCCGAGGACACCCGGCCCTGGCTACGCGGCCACGCCCTCACCATGATGAACACCGTGCAGAGCGGCCGGGAGGCGGCCGTACAGGCCAAGGCCGAGCTGCGCGCGTACTTCACCGAACTCACCGCCGAGCGCCGCCGGTCCCCCGGCGACGACCTCGTCAGCACGCTCGCCACGGCCCGCGACGACGACGCCGGGCTGCTCGACGACCGCGAACTGGCCGTCATGGCCATGGTCCTGCTCATCACCGGGCAGGACACCACCACGTACCAGCTCGCGAACATCAGCTACACGCTGCTCACCCGGCCCGACCTGCTCGACGCCGTACGCGCCGAACCCGCGCGGCTGCCGCGGGTACTGGAGGAGCTGCTGCGGCACATCCCGTTCCGCAAGGGCGTCGGCATCCCGCGGGTCGCCACGGAGGACGTGGAGCTGGGCGGGGTGCTCGTACGGGAGGGGGACGTGGTGCACGTCTCGTACCTCACCGCGAACCGCGATCCGGCGAAGTTCGACCGGCCCGACGAGGTGGACCTGGAACGGGAGTCGGTGCCGCACATGACGTTCGGCTGGGGCGCGCACCACTGCCTGGGCGCGCCGCTCGCCGAGATGGAGCTGGAGGTGGCGTTCTCGAAGCTCGTCGCGCGCTTCCCCGGGCTGCGCCTGGCGGTCGGTCCGGGGGACGTGCCGTGGAACACCACCTCCATCTGGCGTCACCCGCTCACGCTGCCGGTCACCTGGTGA
- a CDS encoding type III polyketide synthase has translation MATLCRPAVAVPDHVITREETLQLARELHAGHPQLDLVLRLIENTGVRTRHLVQPLGETLRHPGFEERNRVYEAEAKARVPRVVDRALAQAEVVPDDIDLIVYVSCTGFMMPSLTAYLINSMHFRPETRQLPIAQLGCAAGGAAINRAHDFCTAYPGSNVLIVSCEFCSLCYQPTDLAVGSLLSNGLFGDAVSAVVIRGEGGIGMNIERNSSHLVPDTEDWISYAVRETGFHFLLDKRVPGTMRMLAPAVHALVQHHEWDVTGLDFAIVHAGGPRILDDLSHYLGLAGEMFRFSRATLTERGNIASSVVFDALDRMFAEGTAVDTARGLVAGFGPGITAEIAVGRWHT, from the coding sequence ATGGCCACACTGTGCCGGCCGGCCGTCGCCGTCCCCGACCACGTGATCACCCGGGAGGAGACGCTGCAGCTGGCGCGCGAGCTGCACGCCGGACACCCGCAACTGGACCTCGTACTGCGGCTGATCGAGAACACCGGGGTCCGCACCCGCCATCTCGTGCAGCCGCTCGGCGAGACGCTGCGGCACCCCGGGTTCGAGGAGCGGAACCGGGTGTACGAGGCGGAGGCCAAGGCCCGCGTCCCCCGCGTGGTGGACCGGGCGCTGGCGCAGGCGGAGGTGGTGCCCGACGACATCGACCTGATCGTCTACGTCTCGTGCACGGGCTTCATGATGCCGTCGCTCACCGCGTACCTCATCAACTCGATGCACTTCCGGCCGGAGACCCGGCAGCTGCCCATCGCCCAGCTGGGCTGCGCGGCGGGCGGCGCGGCGATCAACCGGGCGCACGACTTCTGCACGGCGTACCCCGGCTCCAACGTCCTCATCGTCTCCTGCGAGTTCTGCTCGCTCTGCTATCAGCCCACCGACCTGGCCGTGGGCTCCCTGCTGTCCAACGGCCTGTTCGGGGACGCCGTTTCGGCCGTCGTGATACGGGGCGAGGGCGGCATCGGCATGAACATCGAGCGCAACAGCTCGCACCTGGTGCCCGACACCGAGGACTGGATCTCGTACGCGGTCCGCGAGACGGGATTCCACTTCCTGCTGGACAAGCGCGTGCCGGGCACGATGCGGATGCTCGCGCCGGCCGTACACGCGCTCGTACAGCACCACGAATGGGACGTCACCGGACTGGACTTCGCGATCGTCCACGCGGGCGGGCCGCGTATCCTGGACGACCTCTCGCACTACCTCGGGCTCGCCGGGGAGATGTTCCGTTTCAGCCGCGCGACGCTCACCGAGCGCGGCAACATCGCCAGTTCGGTCGTCTTCGACGCGCTGGACCGGATGTTCGCGGAGGGCACCGCGGTGGACACGGCCCGCGGACTGGTCGCCGGCTTCGGCCCCGGCATCACGGCGGAGATCGCCGTCGGCAGGTGGCACACCTGA
- a CDS encoding M4 family metallopeptidase — MRTLSKKHRISALAATAALVAAGVTAGTAGASAPKQQGPDAGGAPVALSAAQHTKLVKAADTEAAKAATAKEIGLGAKEGLEVKDVVKNEDGTVHTRYARTFDGLPVLGGDLIVHESKSGKAERVTKATEAEVKVAGTTAAASKKPATPKAKGSEAPRKVVWAAHGKPVLAWETVTGGLQKDGTPNELHTITDAQTGKKLYEYQGIHNGTGESMYAGSVELGTSDADGKFTLTDADRGGHKTLDLENGQGSEGKPFTDDDDKWGDGTAADKQTAAVDAHYGAALTWDYYKNVHKREGIKGDGQAATSNVHYGDNYVNAFWDDSCFCMTYGDGENNEHPLTSIDVAAHEMTHGVTSNTAGLEYQGESGGLNEATSDIFAAGVEFSAENPEDVADYMVGEEIDINGDGSPLRYMDEPSKDGNSLDFWEEGAGDVDVHYSSGIANHFFFLLSVGSGEREVNGVKYNSPTSDGSTVEGIGIEKAEQIWFKALTEEMTSTTDYAAARKATVTAATGLYGADSPEVKTVEAAWTAVNVK; from the coding sequence GTGAGAACGCTCAGCAAGAAGCACCGCATATCCGCGCTCGCCGCGACGGCCGCCCTGGTCGCGGCGGGCGTCACGGCGGGCACGGCGGGTGCCTCCGCACCCAAGCAGCAGGGTCCCGACGCGGGCGGCGCGCCCGTGGCGCTCTCCGCGGCGCAGCACACCAAGCTGGTCAAGGCGGCCGACACGGAGGCCGCGAAGGCCGCCACGGCCAAGGAGATCGGCCTGGGCGCCAAGGAGGGGCTGGAGGTCAAGGACGTCGTCAAGAACGAGGACGGCACCGTCCACACCCGCTACGCCCGCACGTTCGACGGACTTCCGGTGCTCGGCGGCGACCTCATCGTCCACGAGTCGAAGTCCGGCAAGGCCGAGCGCGTCACCAAGGCCACCGAGGCCGAGGTGAAGGTGGCCGGCACCACCGCCGCCGCCTCCAAGAAGCCCGCCACGCCGAAGGCGAAGGGCAGCGAGGCGCCGCGCAAGGTGGTCTGGGCCGCGCACGGCAAGCCCGTACTCGCCTGGGAGACCGTCACCGGCGGCCTGCAGAAGGACGGCACGCCGAACGAGCTGCACACCATCACGGACGCGCAGACCGGCAAGAAGCTGTACGAGTACCAGGGCATCCACAACGGCACCGGCGAGAGCATGTACGCCGGCAGCGTGGAGCTCGGCACCTCGGACGCCGACGGCAAGTTCACGCTGACCGACGCCGACCGCGGCGGCCACAAGACCCTCGACCTGGAGAACGGCCAGGGCAGCGAGGGCAAGCCGTTCACGGACGACGACGACAAGTGGGGCGACGGCACCGCGGCGGACAAGCAGACCGCCGCCGTGGACGCGCACTACGGCGCCGCGCTGACGTGGGACTACTACAAGAACGTGCACAAGCGCGAAGGCATCAAGGGCGACGGCCAGGCCGCCACCAGCAACGTCCACTACGGCGACAACTACGTCAACGCCTTCTGGGACGACAGCTGCTTCTGCATGACCTACGGCGACGGCGAGAACAACGAGCACCCGCTCACGTCGATCGACGTCGCGGCCCACGAGATGACCCACGGCGTCACCTCGAACACCGCCGGCCTGGAGTACCAGGGCGAGTCGGGCGGGCTGAACGAGGCCACCTCCGACATCTTCGCCGCCGGCGTCGAGTTCAGCGCCGAGAACCCGGAGGACGTCGCCGACTACATGGTCGGCGAGGAGATCGACATCAACGGCGACGGCAGCCCGCTGCGGTACATGGACGAGCCGAGCAAGGACGGCAACTCCCTGGACTTCTGGGAGGAGGGCGCCGGCGACGTCGACGTGCACTACTCCTCGGGCATCGCCAACCACTTCTTCTTCCTGCTGTCCGTGGGCAGCGGCGAGCGCGAGGTCAACGGCGTGAAGTACAACTCGCCGACCTCCGACGGCTCGACGGTCGAGGGCATCGGCATCGAGAAGGCCGAGCAGATCTGGTTCAAGGCCCTCACCGAGGAGATGACCTCCACCACCGACTACGCCGCCGCACGCAAGGCCACGGTCACCGCGGCCACCGGCCTGTACGGCGCGGACAGCCCCGAGGTCAAGACGGTCGAGGCCGCCTGGACCGCGGTGAACGTCAAGTAG
- a CDS encoding M4 family metallopeptidase: protein MRSTSVRRVHRHRRATTSAALVATAALVAVGLQSGTAGAVPDAGKPDPGALPAKVTPEQRAALLQQAERKQDVTAESIGLGGKEELRVKDVVKNRDGTTHTRYERTYAGLPVLGGHLIVHRAKDGAVTGVDKAVEAEISVPSTAAPAAHKPETPKAKGSEAPRKVVWAADGKPVLAWETVTGGLQKDGTPSELHTVTDAATGEELYEYQAVHQGTGNSMYSGSVQLGTAGSAGAYTMDDTARGRHKTYNSDNGQLYRDTDDVWGDGTPGNTQTAAVDAHYGAALTWDYYLDVHKRQGIRGDGVGASSNVHYGNAYANAFWQDSCFCMTYGDGRQNQHPLTSIDVAAHEMTHGVTSNTAGLVYANESGGLNEATSDIFAAAVEFHAGNPRDVGDYMVGEKIDIFGNGEPLRYMDQPSKDGSSLDYWKAGAGNEDVHHSSGIANHFFYLLSEGSGQKVVNGVEYNSPTYDDQPVTGIGIGKAEQIWFKALAEKMQPNETYANARTHTLAAAGELYGQDSPEQLAVAHAWAAVNVGDRPDDPGTPGGGEFENADNLAIPDNGPAVTSPVTVTGDSGNAPGDLKVTVDIKHTYRGDLVLDLLAPDGTAYRLKGAGWDSADDIRETYTVDASSEAANGTWKLRIQDVYSSDTGYLDSWRLTF, encoded by the coding sequence GTGAGATCCACCTCCGTCAGACGTGTCCACAGACACAGACGTGCCACCACCTCCGCGGCCCTCGTGGCCACCGCCGCTCTGGTGGCCGTGGGACTGCAGAGCGGCACCGCCGGCGCCGTGCCCGACGCGGGCAAGCCCGACCCCGGCGCCCTGCCCGCGAAGGTCACCCCCGAGCAGCGGGCCGCGCTCCTCCAGCAGGCCGAGCGGAAGCAGGACGTGACGGCCGAGTCGATCGGCCTCGGCGGCAAGGAGGAACTGCGGGTCAAGGACGTCGTCAAGAACCGCGACGGCACGACCCACACCCGCTACGAGCGCACGTACGCCGGCCTGCCCGTCCTCGGCGGCCATCTCATCGTGCACCGTGCGAAGGACGGCGCCGTCACCGGCGTCGACAAGGCCGTGGAGGCGGAGATCTCCGTGCCGTCCACGGCCGCGCCCGCCGCGCACAAGCCCGAGACGCCGAAGGCGAAGGGCAGCGAGGCACCGCGCAAGGTCGTCTGGGCGGCCGACGGCAAGCCCGTACTCGCCTGGGAGACCGTCACCGGCGGCCTGCAGAAGGACGGCACGCCCAGCGAACTCCACACCGTCACGGACGCCGCGACCGGCGAGGAGCTGTACGAGTACCAGGCCGTGCACCAAGGCACCGGCAACAGCATGTACTCCGGCTCCGTCCAGCTCGGCACGGCCGGCTCCGCCGGCGCGTACACCATGGACGACACCGCGCGCGGACGCCACAAGACGTACAACTCCGACAACGGCCAGCTCTACCGCGACACCGACGACGTCTGGGGCGACGGCACCCCCGGCAACACCCAGACCGCGGCCGTGGACGCGCACTACGGCGCCGCCCTCACCTGGGACTACTACCTCGACGTGCACAAGCGGCAGGGCATACGCGGCGACGGCGTCGGCGCCTCCAGCAACGTGCACTACGGCAACGCGTACGCCAACGCCTTCTGGCAGGACTCCTGCTTCTGCATGACGTACGGCGACGGCCGCCAGAACCAGCACCCGCTGACCTCGATCGACGTGGCCGCCCACGAGATGACCCACGGCGTCACCTCGAACACCGCCGGCCTCGTCTATGCCAACGAGTCGGGCGGCCTCAACGAGGCGACCTCCGACATCTTCGCCGCCGCGGTCGAGTTCCACGCCGGCAACCCCCGCGACGTCGGCGACTACATGGTCGGCGAGAAGATCGACATCTTCGGCAACGGCGAGCCCCTCCGCTACATGGACCAGCCCAGCAAGGACGGCAGCTCCCTGGACTACTGGAAGGCCGGCGCCGGCAACGAGGACGTGCACCACTCCTCCGGCATCGCCAACCACTTCTTCTACCTGCTGTCCGAGGGCAGCGGCCAGAAGGTCGTCAACGGCGTCGAGTACAACAGCCCGACGTACGACGACCAGCCCGTCACGGGCATCGGCATCGGCAAGGCCGAGCAGATCTGGTTCAAGGCGCTCGCCGAGAAGATGCAGCCCAACGAGACGTACGCCAACGCCCGTACGCACACCCTGGCGGCCGCGGGCGAGCTGTACGGGCAGGACAGCCCCGAGCAGCTGGCCGTCGCGCACGCCTGGGCCGCGGTCAACGTCGGCGACCGGCCGGACGATCCGGGCACCCCGGGCGGCGGCGAGTTCGAGAATGCCGACAACCTCGCCATCCCGGACAACGGCCCCGCCGTCACCTCCCCCGTCACCGTCACCGGCGACTCCGGCAACGCGCCCGGCGACCTCAAGGTGACGGTCGACATCAAGCACACCTACCGCGGCGACCTCGTCCTCGACCTGCTCGCGCCGGACGGCACGGCGTACCGGCTCAAGGGCGCCGGCTGGGACTCGGCCGACGACATCCGCGAGACGTACACCGTCGACGCCTCCTCGGAGGCCGCCAACGGCACCTGGAAACTGCGGATCCAGGACGTCTACAGCAGCGACACCGGCTACCTCGACAGCTGGCGGCTCACCTTCTGA
- the glgP gene encoding alpha-glucan family phosphorylase — translation MKAIRRFSVRPVFPEPLRPLGELARNLRWSWHPATRELFRSADPAGWEAAGGDPVRLLGSVSARRLEELAGDRRFLRRLSAVSRELHEYLGEPRWYQRAAGELPAAVAYFSPEFGIAEALPQYSGGLGILAGDHLKAASDLGVPLIGVGLLYRRGYFRQSLSRDGWQLEHYPVLDPNEMPLEMVREPDGTPVQPALNLPGGRSMRAYVWQAQVGRVPLLLLDSDVEENAGGEREVTDRLYGGSSEHRLLQEMLLGIGGVRAVRAYCRLTGHPEPEVFHTNEGHAGFLGLERIRELTAEGRGFDAALETVRAGTLFTTHTPVPAGIDRFDRELVERHFGDDGELPGVDTAQVLRLGAESYPGGDPDVFNMAVMGLRLAQRANGVSTLHGTVSREMFAGLWPGFDPAEVPVASVTNGVHAPTWVADDVPRDAARLTDGELWQLRRTLREQLVGEVRARLYASWRQRGAAHAELGWIDEVLDPDVLTIGFARRVPSYKRLTLMLRDRERLTRLLLHPERPVQVVVAGKAHPADDGGKRLIQELVRFADDPAVRHRIVFLPDHGMGMAQKMYPGCDVWLNNPLRPLEACGTSGMKAALNGGLNLSVRDGWWDEWYEPDFGWAVPTADGEAALDEDRRDDIEAAALYELIERHVTPRFYDRTPVHGRAAAVVRGHGGNGAQVPGRWVEMVRQTLDRLGPRVLADRMVREYVERLYAPAARAHRALDAGAAEELARWKARVRDEWPRVAVDYVEQTGAALAALELGGSLTLRVRVALGGLRPDEVEVQAVAGRVDESDAMAWNDTVRVPLKPVGGPDLEGRWAYEGPLALDRTGPFGYTVRIVPAHRLLTGAAELGLAAAPRDDVTLSGGAAGVLTR, via the coding sequence ATGAAGGCAATTCGGCGCTTTTCGGTACGTCCCGTGTTCCCCGAGCCGCTGCGGCCCCTCGGTGAACTCGCCCGCAATCTCCGCTGGTCCTGGCATCCGGCCACGCGTGAGCTGTTCCGGTCCGCGGACCCCGCGGGGTGGGAGGCCGCGGGGGGTGATCCCGTACGGCTGCTGGGGTCCGTGTCCGCGCGGCGGTTGGAGGAGCTGGCGGGGGACCGGCGGTTTCTGCGGCGGCTCAGTGCGGTCAGCCGCGAGTTGCACGAGTACCTCGGCGAGCCGCGCTGGTACCAGCGCGCGGCCGGCGAGCTGCCCGCCGCCGTGGCGTACTTCTCTCCGGAGTTCGGCATCGCCGAGGCGCTGCCGCAGTACTCGGGCGGTCTCGGCATCCTCGCCGGCGACCATCTGAAGGCGGCGAGCGACCTCGGGGTGCCGCTGATCGGTGTCGGACTGCTGTACCGGCGCGGGTACTTCCGGCAGAGCCTGTCGCGGGACGGCTGGCAGCTCGAGCACTACCCCGTGCTCGATCCGAACGAGATGCCGCTCGAGATGGTGCGCGAGCCGGACGGTACGCCCGTACAGCCCGCGCTGAACCTGCCCGGCGGCCGGTCGATGCGCGCGTACGTGTGGCAGGCGCAGGTCGGGCGGGTGCCGCTGCTGCTGCTCGACTCCGATGTGGAGGAGAACGCGGGCGGCGAGCGCGAGGTGACGGACCGGCTGTACGGCGGGAGCAGCGAGCACCGGCTGCTGCAGGAGATGCTGCTGGGCATCGGCGGTGTACGGGCGGTGCGCGCGTACTGCAGGCTGACCGGCCATCCGGAGCCCGAGGTGTTCCACACGAACGAGGGCCACGCGGGCTTCCTCGGCCTGGAGCGCATCCGTGAACTGACGGCGGAGGGGCGCGGGTTCGACGCGGCGCTGGAGACCGTACGCGCGGGGACGCTGTTCACGACGCACACGCCGGTGCCCGCGGGCATCGACCGGTTCGACCGGGAGCTGGTCGAGCGGCACTTCGGCGACGACGGTGAACTCCCGGGCGTCGACACCGCGCAGGTGCTGCGGCTCGGCGCGGAGAGCTACCCGGGCGGCGACCCCGACGTGTTCAACATGGCGGTGATGGGCCTGCGGCTGGCGCAGCGCGCCAACGGCGTGAGCACCCTGCACGGCACCGTCAGCCGTGAGATGTTCGCCGGGCTGTGGCCCGGGTTCGACCCGGCGGAGGTGCCGGTCGCCTCGGTCACCAACGGTGTGCACGCGCCGACCTGGGTCGCGGACGACGTGCCGCGGGACGCGGCGCGACTGACCGACGGGGAGCTGTGGCAGCTGCGCCGTACGCTGCGCGAGCAGCTGGTGGGGGAGGTACGGGCGCGGCTGTACGCGTCGTGGCGGCAGCGCGGCGCCGCGCACGCGGAGCTGGGCTGGATCGACGAGGTGCTGGATCCGGACGTGCTGACGATCGGCTTCGCGCGCCGCGTGCCCTCGTACAAGCGGCTCACGCTGATGCTCCGGGACCGGGAGCGGCTGACCCGGCTGCTGCTGCACCCCGAACGGCCCGTGCAGGTCGTCGTCGCGGGCAAGGCGCACCCGGCGGACGACGGCGGTAAGCGGCTGATCCAGGAGCTGGTGCGGTTCGCGGACGACCCGGCGGTGCGGCACCGGATCGTGTTCCTGCCGGACCACGGCATGGGCATGGCGCAGAAGATGTACCCGGGCTGCGACGTCTGGCTCAACAATCCGCTGCGCCCGCTGGAGGCGTGCGGCACCTCGGGCATGAAGGCGGCGCTGAACGGCGGCCTCAACCTCTCGGTGCGGGACGGCTGGTGGGACGAGTGGTACGAGCCGGACTTCGGCTGGGCCGTGCCCACCGCGGACGGCGAGGCGGCGCTGGACGAGGACCGGCGGGACGACATCGAGGCCGCCGCGCTGTACGAGCTGATCGAACGCCACGTGACCCCGCGCTTCTACGACCGCACGCCCGTGCACGGCCGTGCCGCGGCCGTCGTACGCGGGCACGGCGGCAACGGCGCGCAGGTGCCGGGCCGTTGGGTGGAGATGGTGCGGCAGACGCTGGACCGGCTGGGGCCGCGGGTGCTCGCCGACCGGATGGTGCGGGAGTACGTCGAGCGGCTGTACGCGCCCGCCGCCCGTGCCCACCGCGCGCTGGACGCCGGCGCGGCGGAGGAGCTGGCGCGGTGGAAGGCGCGGGTGCGCGACGAGTGGCCGCGGGTCGCCGTCGACTATGTCGAGCAGACGGGCGCCGCCTTGGCCGCGCTGGAGCTGGGCGGTTCGCTGACGCTGCGGGTGCGGGTCGCGCTGGGCGGGCTGCGCCCGGACGAGGTGGAGGTGCAGGCGGTCGCGGGCCGGGTGGACGAGTCGGACGCGATGGCGTGGAACGACACCGTACGGGTGCCGCTGAAGCCCGTCGGCGGACCGGACCTGGAGGGGCGCTGGGCGTACGAGGGGCCGCTGGCGCTGGACCGTACGGGACCGTTCGGCTACACCGTACGGATCGTGCCCGCGCACCGGCTGCTGACCGGGGCGGCGGAGCTGGGGCTGGCCGCCGCCCCGCGGGACGATGTGACGCTGTCCGGCGGGGCGGCGGGTGTGCTCACGCGCTGA
- a CDS encoding alpha/beta hydrolase produces the protein MSAVVASRLTWQQLRDLDLSGVEAAADGWRNAGSRAGAARGRVDNEMTAKLRDSQEGVAEKAAVKRLTRLSENFQYAYVQCGMARTALDGLAAELKPHQNSLKTALEDAAGRKFTVHDDGSVSYPAAGRETGGQKPPGGSVTGSSGFFDGMFDLPQAMADPNPNRILAQDIADRIASALRSAREVDAEYAVAIRRLKTQPGLEVTDAMWTDAYQDSKAARRAAHGYLDTGDIPNDASPAERKKWWEGLSKEQQDRFLTLYPDKIGNLDGIPAETRDSANRTHLPMLMGKLEGSDDEQAKTKLEGLQAIDSKLRQGSQPPMYLLGIGDEGNGRAIVSYGNPDTSRNVSAYVPGLGTALDAGFANNDVKRAKDTALAAHKYDPSSASIVWLGYDAPQLPADGLLANLEVMSKGPATNGAPAYNSFMEGISATNENADPHVTAIGHSYGSLTVGLAGQEPGGIPGADDIVLVGSPGVDAEHADDLGVGKEHVFVGAAENDPVTKLPSFDEVEGGVRGSVLGPAGSYLGYELSDIGDDDVWFGKDPASGAFDANRFRVADGPRPFFDGEGATPAHSNYFDPQADPESVENIGAIVANRSEFTTREDPR, from the coding sequence GTGAGCGCCGTGGTGGCAAGCCGGCTGACCTGGCAGCAACTCAGGGACCTCGACCTGTCCGGGGTCGAAGCCGCCGCCGACGGCTGGCGGAACGCCGGCAGCCGCGCCGGCGCCGCGCGCGGCCGCGTCGACAACGAGATGACCGCGAAGCTGCGCGACTCGCAGGAGGGCGTCGCGGAGAAGGCGGCGGTCAAGCGGCTGACCCGGCTGAGTGAGAACTTCCAGTACGCGTACGTCCAGTGCGGCATGGCCCGTACGGCACTCGACGGTCTCGCGGCTGAACTCAAGCCGCACCAGAACAGCTTGAAGACGGCGCTGGAGGACGCGGCCGGACGCAAGTTCACCGTCCACGACGACGGCTCGGTGAGCTACCCGGCGGCGGGCAGGGAGACCGGCGGACAGAAGCCGCCGGGCGGCTCGGTGACCGGTTCGAGCGGCTTCTTCGACGGCATGTTCGACCTGCCGCAGGCGATGGCGGACCCCAACCCGAACCGTATCCTCGCCCAGGACATCGCCGACCGCATCGCCAGTGCGCTGCGCTCGGCCCGGGAGGTGGACGCGGAGTACGCGGTGGCCATCCGGAGACTCAAGACCCAGCCGGGCCTCGAGGTCACCGACGCGATGTGGACGGACGCGTACCAGGACTCCAAGGCGGCGCGCAGGGCCGCCCACGGCTACCTCGACACCGGCGACATCCCCAACGACGCCTCGCCCGCGGAACGCAAGAAGTGGTGGGAGGGCCTGAGCAAGGAGCAGCAGGACCGGTTCCTGACCCTCTACCCGGACAAGATCGGCAACCTGGACGGCATCCCAGCGGAAACCCGCGACAGCGCGAACCGTACGCATCTTCCGATGCTGATGGGGAAGCTGGAGGGATCGGACGACGAACAGGCGAAGACGAAGCTGGAAGGGCTGCAGGCCATCGACAGCAAGCTGCGCCAGGGCAGCCAGCCGCCGATGTACCTCCTCGGCATCGGCGACGAGGGCAACGGCCGGGCGATCGTCAGCTATGGCAATCCGGACACGTCGAGGAACGTGTCGGCGTACGTGCCGGGCCTGGGCACGGCGCTCGACGCGGGCTTCGCGAACAACGACGTCAAACGGGCGAAGGACACGGCGCTCGCGGCGCATAAGTACGACCCGTCCAGCGCGTCCATCGTCTGGCTGGGCTACGACGCGCCTCAGCTGCCTGCGGACGGTCTGCTGGCCAACCTGGAGGTCATGAGCAAGGGCCCCGCTACCAACGGGGCGCCGGCCTACAACAGCTTCATGGAGGGCATCTCCGCGACGAACGAGAACGCCGACCCGCACGTGACCGCGATCGGCCACTCGTACGGTTCGCTGACCGTGGGCCTCGCCGGACAGGAACCCGGCGGCATCCCGGGCGCCGACGACATCGTGCTGGTCGGCAGCCCGGGCGTGGACGCGGAGCACGCGGACGACCTGGGCGTGGGCAAGGAGCATGTCTTCGTGGGAGCGGCTGAGAACGACCCGGTGACGAAGCTGCCTTCCTTCGACGAAGTCGAGGGCGGCGTGCGCGGATCGGTGCTCGGCCCCGCGGGGTCGTACCTCGGCTATGAGCTGTCGGACATCGGTGACGACGACGTCTGGTTCGGAAAGGACCCGGCCAGCGGGGCTTTCGACGCGAACCGCTTCAGAGTGGCCGACGGCCCGCGTCCCTTCTTCGATGGTGAGGGCGCGACGCCGGCACATTCGAACTACTTCGACCCGCAGGCGGATCCGGAGTCCGTTGAGAACATCGGAGCCATCGTCGCGAACCGGTCAGAATTCACGACGAGGGAGGACCCACGATGA